From the genome of Corallococcus macrosporus DSM 14697:
CCGCGACACCCGGGTCCGCGCACAGCGAAACGACTCCGCCCAGCACCGCGACACCCGGGTCCGCGCACAGCGAAACGACTCTGCCCAGCACCGCAACACCCGAGGCAGCTCACAGCGAAACGACTCCGCCCAGCACCGCGACACCCGAGGCCGCTCACAACGAAACGACTCCGCCCAGCACCGAGACGCTCCAGGCCACTCAGGACGAAACGGCTCCGTCCAGCACCGCCACGGATACAGAATCGGCAGGCCCAGCCCCCGTCCGTACCGACGCCGAGCCCTCGCCCGTCGTCGCCCTGGACTCGGATGCGCCACGCAATCGGCGTCGTGCCCTGCTCGAAGTCCCCATCGCGCAGCCGGCCTCGACGCCCGCGCTGCCCGAGGTGGTGCTGGGCATCGACCTGGGCACCTCACATGCGCGCGTCGCTGTCGTCCAGGACGGAACGCCCACGCTCATCCCGCTCCCCGGCACCGACACCACGGACCTTCCCTCACTCATCGCGGTGAATGGCACCGGTGACCTCGTCGTCGGCGCCGCGGCGCGGACGGAAGGACAGCGCGCGCCCCGCCGCGCCATCTCCGGCCTCAAGCGGCTGCTCGGGCTGAAGGCGCGTTCCCCCCAGCTCCGCTGGCTCGCCCCGCTGCTCCCCTTCCCCGTCACCCCGGATGCGAATGGGGACTCCGGCGTCGAGGTCCGAGGCCGCGTCATCTCGCCCACCCTCTTCACGGCCATGCTGCTTCGCGAGCTGAAGCACGCCGCCTCGGCCCACCTGGGCCGCAAGCCGACCCGCGCCGTCATCTGCGCGCCCACCCACTTCACCGACCGCCAGTGCGCGGCGCTCCGAGAAGCCGCCTCGCTCGCGGGCCTCGATGCGCAGCGCATCCTCACCGCCCCCGCGGCGGCGGCGCTCGCCTACGCACATGGGCGGGGACTCGCGCGCAAGCGCGTGCTCGTGGTGGACCTCGGAGGCGGTGGCCTCCAGGTCTGCGTGGTGCAAGTCACCGGCGACGACCTCGAGGTCATCACCACCGGCGGCGACGCCACCATCGGCGGCATGGACTTCGATGCACGCATCGCCGAGGCCATCGCCAGCGACCTCTCCGAACAGGGTGTGCCCAAGCCGGACCACCCTCTCGACTGGTCCCCGCTGCGCATCGCCGCCGAGTCCGCCAAGGTGGCCCTCTCCACGCAGGAGCAGGTGGACGTCTCCCTTTCTTCGGGCACCGTGCCGCCCCTCAGCCGGGAGCGCGTGGAGGCCCTCACCGCCGACCTCGCCCAGCGTGTCACCACCGTGGTCCGCGACGTGCTCGAATCCAACGCGCTGTCCCCACAGGGCCTGGACGCGGTGCTCCTCGTCGGTGGGCAGAGCGCCACGCCGATGGTCCGCCGCCGGCTCGAGGAGAGCCTGGGCGTGAGCGTGCGTGAGGACGTGGACGCGCGAGGCAGCGTGGCCCTCGGTGCCGCCCTGCTCGGGCAGGGGCTGCTGCTCGCGGAGGCAGGCAAGCCCGCGGCCACCGTGTCCGAGGTGCTCTCCTCGCCGCTCGCCGTCGCCGAGCGCGGAGGCACCCTGCGCCGCGTCCTCGAACGGAACACCCGCCTGCCCGCGACCAAGACGCTGGTGCTGCCCTCCGCCCCCGGCCCGCTCGAGCTCGCGCTCTTCCAGGGGACGCCGACGCAGGCCTCGGACGCCGAGTACCTCGGCCAGCTCACCCTCGACGTGGAGCGCGCGGGCGAGGTGGAGCTGCACCTGGCGCTCTCCGCGGATGGCGCCCTGTCCCTGGAGGCCACGCTGCCGGGCGTGAAGCGGCACGCGGTGACGCTCGTCACGGAGCCCCTGGACGACGCGGCCTTCGACGCGCTCCTCGCCCGCTCCCCGCTGGTCCCCGAGCCGGAGCCCCGCCCGGGTGGCCTGCTGTCCGGGCTGAAGAAGCTCTTCGGCCGCCGCTAAGCCCCTGCCCGCCCGTCCGCGCGGAGACCGCCGCATCCCCGCCCCGTGGGCCGATGCGCCCGCGGCCCTGCAGGCCACCGTGCGCCTCTGCGGCTCTCTCTGTAACCGTGGCGACAGATGCCCAGTTTTCCGGTGACTGATTTCCCGGGGAGGAATGCGATGCGACGTTCGATTGTGGGTGGAGTCGCCACGGCGGCGCTGGGCATGGCGGGACCGGCCTTCGCCATCGAGGCACAGCAGGTGGGCGAGCGGCTTCGCGTCGAGGAGCGTCCGCTGGTGGGCGCCGACGTGCGGCTGGGCCTCGGCAACTTCACCGGAGACCTCGGCGGCAACACCAAGGTCGGCCCGCTGCTGGGCATCAACGCCAGCGCCTATCCCTGGCAGTACGGCGGCGTCGAGGTGGGCTACGAAGGCCAGCGCTTCCCCATCGACGACGCACGTCTCCGCGACAACGGCGATGGCGAGGGCGTCTGGCGCCACAACGCCACCCTCATGGCCAAGGCAGGGCCGCTCCTCGACGAGAAGTGGCGTCCCTTCGTCGGCGCCGGCGTGGGCCTGAGCTACCTCAACCCGTCCGACGGCGCGGACCGCTTCTACAACAACGACTGGCAGACGGAGCTCCCGCTGGCGGCGGGCCTGGACTACCGCTTCGGCAACCTGGTGGCCGGCGCGCGCGCCACGTACCGGTTCGTCGGCGGTGAGGGCCTCATCCAAAACCCCGTCACCAACGCCGACGAGAAAGGCAGCCTCTTCAACGGCAACGTGATGATTGGCGGCCAGTTCTAGGCCGCCACACCCCTCACAGGCCGAAGCGGTCCATCAGCGCCTCGGGGCGGGGGTTCTTCTCCCACGCCTCGAGCACCGCCACCGCGGGCGAACGGCCCGAAGCGGCCACCGCGTCCAACGGGTCCAACAGGGGCGCGTCCGCCGCGTCCAACCGCATCAGGCCCCGGCGGGAGATGGCCACCATCTCCGCCGCCAGGCGGTGAAGCTCCTGGGAGCCCAGCCGGCCGCCCAGGCCCTCGCGCCGCGCCGTATCATGGAAGGCCAGGTGCTCGGCGTAGCTCAGCTTCGGCAACAGGCGCTCGGCCTCGTCCAGCGCGGCGGCGTCATACAGGATGCCGCGCCAGAGGGCGGCCAGCGCCCCCGTCATGGCCGGGTTCACGCAGTCCGCGCCGCGCACCTCGACCACCGTCTTCAGCCGCACCTCGGGGAAGAGCGTGGACAGGTGGTCCGTCCAGTCGTTCAGGTCGGGCGGCTTGCCCTCGAAGCCCTCCTTCAGCAACTGCCGGAAGGTCATCTTCGGGTACAGGTACTCGTTGTTGCGCCGCAGGAAGAGCAGCGGCGCGTCCAGCGCCCACTCCACGTAGGCGCGGTAGGAGAACGAGCCGTCGAAGAACGCGGGGAGGTAGCCACAGCGCGTGGGGTCCACCTCGTCCCAGACGCGGTTGCGGAAGGACAGGTAGCCGGACGGCTTGCCCTCCACGATGGGGCTGTTGGCGTACATCGCGTTCATCAGCGGCGCCAGGCGGGCCACCGTGACCGTCTTGCGGACACAGTCCGCCTCGTCCGCCCAGTCCAGGGACACCTGGCCGGTGGACGTCATCAACATCATGTTCAGCGCCAGCCGCCCGCGCTCCGGCAGCGTGCGGCGCATGATGAGATAGCGCGTCTTGGGCATCCACGGCATCTGCGCGGTCGTCCCGTACGGCCGGTACCCCAGGAAGACGAGCCGCAGGCCCAGCGCCTTCGCGGCGGCGGACACCTCCGACAGGTGCGTGAGGTTCTCCGCGTGCGCCTCGCGCGCGGTGACGAAGGGGCTCCCGGACAGCTCCACCTGGCCGCCGGGCTCCAGGGAGATGGTGGCCCCGCCGCGCTGCAGCGCGATGATGGGCGACGCGGGCGCCTCCCGGAACGGCGTGTAGCCAGCCGCGGCCACCCGGCTCAGCAGCGCGCCCACGCCCCGCTCCCCTTCATAGGTGGGGGGCTCCGCGCCGTCCACGGGGTAGAGGAACTTCTCATGCTCCAGCCCCAGGCGGTGCGCGCCGCCGGGCTTCTCGGCGGCTCGGAATCCAGCCAACAGCATGTCGACGGAGGAGATGGGCTCTGAGGCCGCGCGCTTGAGGTCGAGGGACATGTGCGCGCCCTATATAACCCAGACCTTCCGACCCGCTCTGTTTTGCGCACTGGCCCGCCATGAGCCCACAATCCACCTTCCCCGCCGTCGCCCCCCAGCCTCGCCTGTCCGATTTCTTCCAGGGGTTGGGCCTGCTCGGCCGGGCCTTCTCCCTCATCCTGCGCGACCGCCGCCTGTTCCTCCTGTCCGCCCTCTGCGCCGCGGTCACCGCGGCCGCCCTGGTGGGGCTCGTCTGGCTGCTGTGGCGCTACGCCCCCGGTGCCCTGGACTCCGTCTGGACCCGCCCGGAGAGCTGGTACGGCCAGGCCGCCTGGACCACCGTGCTGGTGCTGTCCGGACTGGTGCTCTGGGTGGTTGGCGCCAATGTCCTGCCCCCCCTGCTGCTGGCCCCGCTCCAGGACCCGCTGTCCGAGCTGACCGAGGAAGCCTGCGGCGGCGGCCCGAGCGCCCCCTTCACCGCGGCCGGCTTCATCCGGGGGCTCGTCACCGGCCTCGCCCACACGCTCGCGCGGCTGTTCTTCCTGCTCGCGGGCCTGGCGGTGCTCCTGCCCCTCCACCTGCTTCCTGGGGTGGGCAGCGTGCTGTGGACGGTGCTCGCCAGCCTGTACACCATGACATGGATGGCCGGCGAGTACCTGGCCGCGCCCATGACGCGCCACCTGTACCCCTTCGCCGAGGTGCGCCGGATGCTGCGCGAGCGGCGGGCGCTGTGCCTGGGCCTGGGCGCGGGCATCTACCTCCTGCTCTGGGTGCCCATCCTCAACGCGTTCTTCCTGCCGGTGGCCATCGTCGCCGGCACCCTGCTCTACGGCGGGCTGCGCGAGGCCCGGCTGCTGGCGCCCCCTCCTGGAGCGTCCGCTACCGCCGCGTTGAAATAAACGCCCCGGCCGGGTGTCCCATCCGGTGGACCGGGAACGCAATGCCCGCCAGGGACGTTCTGCAGCACCACCCGAGAGGCGATGCCTTGAAGCACCTGGAGCCCGTGATTAGGCTTGCCCGGCCGCTTACGGTGTTCGCCTACTCGGTATAAACGGTCGAAATCTCAAGGCTTCTCGCCACACCCGGGGTACCGGAAGAAGTGCCCCAGCTTGGATGAACCAAATGCCGCGTCTCCTCCGCCGCATCACAGCCGTTGCCGTGCTCCTCGGCGCCTGGGCCCTGGTGGGCAATGACCGGGCGCCCTTGCCGCTGACCATGGGCGCAGCCGAGGCCGGGCAAGGCTCGTGGGATGGCAGTCTTCCTGCCGCCAAGGGCGAGAAGGCCCCGCACGACCTCAACAGCCTGCGCGTCCTGACGAAGGTCATCCTCTACGTGAAGGAGAACTACGTCGACCCCAAGCGGGTGAGGCCGAAGGAGATGATGATCGCCTCGCTGGAGTACGTCGAGAAGAGCGTCCCCGACGTGCTGGTGGACGGCAGCGCGGAGACGGGCAAGCTCAACGTCAACGTGAACGGCAAGCAGCGCGCGTTCGACATCGCCCACGTGGACTCGCTGTGGAAGATGTCCTTCGCGCTCAAGGACGTGTTCGACTTCCTGTCGAAGAACATGCGGCCCATCGAGGACACGCGCGACGTGGAGTACGCGGCCGTCAACGGCATGCTGTCCACGTTGGATCCGCACTCGGTGCTGCTGCGCCCGGAGCTGTACCGGGAGATGAAGCTGTCCACCAAGGGCGAGTTCGGCGGCCTGGGCTTCGTCATCCAGATGCGCGAGGGCAACCTGACCGTGGTCAAGGTGCTGCCCAAGACGCCCGCGCACCGCGCCGGCATCCAGAAGGATGACCGCATCAAGAAGATTGGCGAGGAGTCCACCGTCAACATGGACCTCAACGAGGCCGTGTCGAAGCTGCGCGGTCCGGTGGACAGCCGCATCACCATCACCGTGGAGCGCGACGGCTGGGACAAGCCCCGCATCATGACGCTGGCCCGCGCCATGATTTCGATTGAGAGCGTGCAGCACAAGATGCTCTCCAACAACGTCGGCTACATCCGGCTGAAGAACTTCCAGGGCAACACCACCCGGGATTTGGAGGCGGCGCTGACGCAGCTCCGCAAGCAGGCCGCCGCGAAGGGCGGCTTCAAGGGCCTGGTGCTCGACATGCGCGGCAACCCGGGCGGCCTCCTGGAGCAGGCCATCCAGGTCTCCGACACCTTCCTCTCCAGCGGCACCATCGTCGCGACGGTGGGCCTGTCCGACAAGCTGCGCGAGGAGAAGCGCGCGCGGGCCACGGAGGGCGAGGACGCCTACCCCATCGCCGTGCTGGTGAACGCCGGCAGCGCCTCCGCGTCTGAAATCGTCGCGGGCGCGCTGAAGAACCTCGACCGCGCGACCATCATCGGCCGGCAGACCTTCGGCAAGGGCAGCGTCCAGGTGCTGTACGACTTCCCGGACGACAGCGCGCTGAAGCTGACCATCGCCAAGTACCTCACCCCGGGTGACGTCTCCATCCAGGAGGTCGGCATCGTCCCGGACATCCAGCTCATCCCCACCCGCGCCACCGACGAGCGCGTGGACGTGTTCGCGCCGCGCCGCTCCATGGGCGAGGCGGACCTGGATCAGCACTTCGGCAACCCGGACTCCTCCACCGTGGCCAAGAAGCGCGAGGACGTGCTCAACCGCGAGAAGCCGCTGGAGAGCCTCAAGTACCTGAAGGTGGATGAGAAGCAGGCCCAGGCCGCCGCCAAGAAGGATGAGAAGGCGGCGCCCAAGTCGGCCGCCAACGCGGCGAAGCACGGGGAGAAGGACCCACTGCTGGACGTGGACGTGGCCGGCATGGGCGAGGACCTGGACGACCAGCTCGACGCCGAGGCCCAGGACGAAATCAAGGAGGACTTCGAGGTCAAGTTCGCCCGCGACTTCGTGCTGCGCGCTCCGGCCACCACGCGCAAGGAGCAGCTCAAGCAGGGCAAGGCGTTCATCGACCAGAAGCGCGCCGAGGAGGAGTCCCGCATCAACGCCGCCATCGCCGCGCTGGGCGTGGACTGGAGCGCGGGCCCCACGCCCAAGAATGTGCAGATGGCCGTGTCGCTGACGCCGGGCCCGGACGCGAAGATTGTCGCGGGCGAGGTGATGGAGATGGCGCTGACCGCGGAGAACCGTGGCGCCGAGCCGCTCAAGCGCGTGCGCGCCTGGACGGAGAGCGACAACGCCTTCCTGGACCGCCGTGAGTTCCTGTTCGGCGCGCTGGCGCCGGGTGAGAAGAAGACGTGGAAGGTGAAGGTGCGCCTGCCCAAGGACCTCACCAGCCGCCGCGACGACGTGACGGTGCGCTTCTTCGACGACCACGGCGCCCTGCCGGAGACGCGGGTGGCCGAGCTCAAC
Proteins encoded in this window:
- a CDS encoding EI24 domain-containing protein → MSPQSTFPAVAPQPRLSDFFQGLGLLGRAFSLILRDRRLFLLSALCAAVTAAALVGLVWLLWRYAPGALDSVWTRPESWYGQAAWTTVLVLSGLVLWVVGANVLPPLLLAPLQDPLSELTEEACGGGPSAPFTAAGFIRGLVTGLAHTLARLFFLLAGLAVLLPLHLLPGVGSVLWTVLASLYTMTWMAGEYLAAPMTRHLYPFAEVRRMLRERRALCLGLGAGIYLLLWVPILNAFFLPVAIVAGTLLYGGLREARLLAPPPGASATAALK
- a CDS encoding Hsp70 family protein, with the protein product MLGIDLGTSHARVAVVQDGTPTLIPLPGTDTTDLPSLIAVNGTGDLVVGAAARTEGQRAPRRAISGLKRLLGLKARSPQLRWLAPLLPFPVTPDANGDSGVEVRGRVISPTLFTAMLLRELKHAASAHLGRKPTRAVICAPTHFTDRQCAALREAASLAGLDAQRILTAPAAAALAYAHGRGLARKRVLVVDLGGGGLQVCVVQVTGDDLEVITTGGDATIGGMDFDARIAEAIASDLSEQGVPKPDHPLDWSPLRIAAESAKVALSTQEQVDVSLSSGTVPPLSRERVEALTADLAQRVTTVVRDVLESNALSPQGLDAVLLVGGQSATPMVRRRLEESLGVSVREDVDARGSVALGAALLGQGLLLAEAGKPAATVSEVLSSPLAVAERGGTLRRVLERNTRLPATKTLVLPSAPGPLELALFQGTPTQASDAEYLGQLTLDVERAGEVELHLALSADGALSLEATLPGVKRHAVTLVTEPLDDAAFDALLARSPLVPEPEPRPGGLLSGLKKLFGRR
- a CDS encoding glutamate--cysteine ligase, coding for MSLDLKRAASEPISSVDMLLAGFRAAEKPGGAHRLGLEHEKFLYPVDGAEPPTYEGERGVGALLSRVAAAGYTPFREAPASPIIALQRGGATISLEPGGQVELSGSPFVTAREAHAENLTHLSEVSAAAKALGLRLVFLGYRPYGTTAQMPWMPKTRYLIMRRTLPERGRLALNMMLMTSTGQVSLDWADEADCVRKTVTVARLAPLMNAMYANSPIVEGKPSGYLSFRNRVWDEVDPTRCGYLPAFFDGSFSYRAYVEWALDAPLLFLRRNNEYLYPKMTFRQLLKEGFEGKPPDLNDWTDHLSTLFPEVRLKTVVEVRGADCVNPAMTGALAALWRGILYDAAALDEAERLLPKLSYAEHLAFHDTARREGLGGRLGSQELHRLAAEMVAISRRGLMRLDAADAPLLDPLDAVAASGRSPAVAVLEAWEKNPRPEALMDRFGL
- a CDS encoding MXAN_5808 family serine peptidase, giving the protein MNQMPRLLRRITAVAVLLGAWALVGNDRAPLPLTMGAAEAGQGSWDGSLPAAKGEKAPHDLNSLRVLTKVILYVKENYVDPKRVRPKEMMIASLEYVEKSVPDVLVDGSAETGKLNVNVNGKQRAFDIAHVDSLWKMSFALKDVFDFLSKNMRPIEDTRDVEYAAVNGMLSTLDPHSVLLRPELYREMKLSTKGEFGGLGFVIQMREGNLTVVKVLPKTPAHRAGIQKDDRIKKIGEESTVNMDLNEAVSKLRGPVDSRITITVERDGWDKPRIMTLARAMISIESVQHKMLSNNVGYIRLKNFQGNTTRDLEAALTQLRKQAAAKGGFKGLVLDMRGNPGGLLEQAIQVSDTFLSSGTIVATVGLSDKLREEKRARATEGEDAYPIAVLVNAGSASASEIVAGALKNLDRATIIGRQTFGKGSVQVLYDFPDDSALKLTIAKYLTPGDVSIQEVGIVPDIQLIPTRATDERVDVFAPRRSMGEADLDQHFGNPDSSTVAKKREDVLNREKPLESLKYLKVDEKQAQAAAKKDEKAAPKSAANAAKHGEKDPLLDVDVAGMGEDLDDQLDAEAQDEIKEDFEVKFARDFVLRAPATTRKEQLKQGKAFIDQKRAEEESRINAAIAALGVDWSAGPTPKNVQMAVSLTPGPDAKIVAGEVMEMALTAENRGAEPLKRVRAWTESDNAFLDRREFLFGALAPGEKKTWKVKVRLPKDLTSRRDDVTVRFFDDHGALPETRVAELNFVELPRPAFAFNWQVIDDCATCNGDGTVQRGESVSVLLDVTNAGTGAALDSFTQIKNGGDANVFIEKGRFKLGEIKPGETKTAKFQLEVKKGFKGETFPLKLAIIDEPLEEFVMEKLELPVTDAPVAKLEAKKGFVRLADKVELFGAPTQNARPVAKLSGTTVLPAEAVTKGYYRVELEKDRFAFVRSQDAKELKTGKATAPKATLVTNHRPPDIRLDVDPAAGGLVANGDKFTLSGVVTDPHGLLDVYVLVNDQKVYFKGVNPKGGEPNTLKFSTEFALKEGNNNVLVVAREDSDFASRRTLVIRRRPAEVAQKMASPTGSTSGKPQPQ